From Bradyrhizobium diazoefficiens, the proteins below share one genomic window:
- a CDS encoding ABC-type transport auxiliary lipoprotein family protein produces METRAPYVLIGTFVLAAILAVFGFVYWLNNTGGIGPRTNYHVQFQGPVPGLLVGAGVLFNGIRVGEVTQLGLALDNPRFVNATISVASATPVRTDTKVGLDFQGLTGVPVVTLEGGMIVARSGEPLTLIAEAGAGQSMTQAARDALRRVDTVLEDNSGPLKDTIANFKTFSDGLARNTGKLDGILAGLEKMTGGGTPTQKITYDLRSPQNLGPAGKTLTASLAIPEPTAVAMLQTQRMLFSPVGDNSGFADFMWADSIPKLMQARLIDSFENYDIAHAPLRSADLGQADCQLLIDIRRFRIATDGETRVEIGLSARIVDKNGKVIASRLVETSEKLDKVEPAAAVAAFDAAFARIAKELIGWTVQAV; encoded by the coding sequence ATGGAAACCCGCGCTCCCTATGTGCTGATCGGCACTTTCGTGCTGGCCGCGATCCTTGCGGTGTTCGGCTTCGTCTATTGGCTGAACAACACTGGCGGCATCGGGCCGCGCACGAATTACCACGTGCAGTTCCAGGGGCCGGTGCCGGGTCTTCTGGTCGGCGCCGGCGTGCTGTTCAACGGCATCCGTGTCGGTGAGGTGACGCAGCTTGGCCTTGCGCTGGACAATCCGCGCTTCGTCAACGCGACGATCTCGGTCGCCTCTGCGACGCCGGTGCGCACCGACACCAAGGTTGGCCTCGATTTCCAGGGTCTGACCGGCGTGCCGGTGGTAACACTGGAGGGCGGCATGATTGTCGCCAGGTCGGGCGAGCCCCTGACCTTGATCGCGGAAGCCGGCGCGGGCCAGAGCATGACACAGGCGGCGCGCGATGCACTGCGGCGCGTCGACACCGTGCTGGAGGACAATTCCGGCCCTCTGAAGGATACGATTGCGAATTTCAAGACGTTCTCCGACGGCCTCGCGCGCAACACCGGCAAGCTCGACGGCATTCTGGCGGGCCTCGAGAAGATGACCGGCGGTGGGACGCCCACGCAGAAGATCACCTATGATCTCCGCAGCCCGCAAAATCTCGGGCCGGCCGGCAAGACGCTAACGGCTTCGCTGGCCATTCCCGAGCCGACCGCTGTCGCGATGCTCCAGACGCAGCGCATGCTATTCTCGCCAGTTGGTGACAATTCTGGCTTTGCGGACTTCATGTGGGCGGACAGCATTCCAAAACTGATGCAGGCGCGGCTGATCGACAGTTTCGAGAACTACGATATCGCCCACGCCCCGCTGCGCTCGGCCGACCTCGGGCAGGCGGACTGCCAGCTCCTGATCGACATCAGGCGCTTCCGGATCGCCACGGACGGTGAGACCCGGGTCGAGATCGGACTGTCGGCGCGGATCGTCGACAAGAATGGCAAGGTGATCGCGTCACGTCTGGTCGAGACCAGCGAGAAGCTCGACAAGGTCGAGCCGGCTGCCGCGGTCGCGGCGTTCGACGCGGCCTTCGCACGCATCGCAAAAGAACTGATCGGTTGGACGGTGCAGGCGGTGTAG